Proteins encoded within one genomic window of Trichoderma asperellum chromosome 2, complete sequence:
- a CDS encoding uncharacterized protein (EggNog:ENOG41) has protein sequence MFKRRLMSGLAKVFALGFRARQASQEMKRILPAGTMAKGTIGKSMRWRLNLLSGLPDKDLLTHVSEAQAQLDIVEASSWCLTHGDLLPGNMMVDAKTGHLTGLIDWAEVEWLPFGMALYGVEEVLGEDMPSAAGGFEYYDDHEELRQLFWDEFLASVRRDGEEIQLREAEAARKLGILLWRGIAFDDGKMDRVVESGRDDSEIHKLRLFLEAPSVVVCSNKKCHWSESLISLWACVRRVFWHGGRGCCFGSESDETDLRARKDTFINRSKLGAA, from the coding sequence ATGTTTAAGAGGAGATTGATGAGCGGTTTGGCCAAAGTATTTGCGCTCGGCTTTCGCGCACGGCAGGCCTCACAGGAAATGAAGCGAATACTGCCAGCAGGCACTATGGCGAAGGGGACGATTGGAAAGTCGATGCGCTGGCGTCTTAATCTGCTGAGTGGCTTGCCGGACAAAGACTTGCTCACGCACGTATCAGAGGCGCAAGCCCAGCTCGATATTGTCGAAGCGTCAAGCTGGTGTCTTACACACGGCGATCTTCTCCCGGGGAACATGATGGTTGACGCCAAGACCGGCCATTTGACGGGACTCATTGATTGGGCTGAGGTTGAGTGGCTTCCCTTCGGGATGGCTCTGTATGGTGTCGAGGAAGTGCTTGGGGAAGACATGCCTTCTGCCGCTGGGGGGTTCGAGTACTACGACGACCACGAGGAGCTGCGTCAGCTCTTTTGGGATGAGTTTTTGGCTTCCGTTAGacgagatggagaggagattCAGCTGAgggaagcagaagcagcacgGAAGCTGGGAATTCTCCTTTGGAGGGGTATCGCGTTTGACGACGGGAAGATGGACCGCGTGGTGGAGAGTGGAAGAGACGATTCGGAGATTCACAAGCTGCGGCTGTTTTTGGAAGCGCCGAGCGTTGTGGTTTGTTCGAATAAGAAATGTCACTGGAGCGAGTCGTTGATCTCCTTGTGGGCGTGTGTTAGGAGGGTGTTCTGgcatggaggaagaggatgctgCTTTGGCAGTGAGAGCGACGAAACGGATCTCAGGGCTAGAAAGGATACATTTATAAACAGAAGCAAACTCGGTGCTGCTTAA
- a CDS encoding uncharacterized protein (EggNog:ENOG41~TransMembrane:6 (o66-85i177-194o206-226i288-308o320-338i359-378o)), with translation MPSTTSLTNGTEFLPPGAFTHGDPDLICVPTQWYDIAIFIVGNYIAHAATVVTVPGQSTTWTVLHIVYATLFPVTGFIMGLRTILRLALLGKTDLHKAARAGALIKVVRKGDYKSSSGEAIILSKNKLWKPSIHGTYTLPDEYAFALVPSNAEFPVVVGGPNGDLSPANISSTYSPVKTIVSIVQLIFAISTIYRSRGDQIDRFGYAAFGLTVIQYAIMSFINLVANMTCPQYSHLYMVETELMRNLRANSDAHFQGVVGILQEDADDVSGEENLAEKRYGRRRYIRLAWLPVGLLPTVLTLLIILGLTKFQPGSDSTETQLAASQIWLMFGGAVASMPDLRNGWRYYLVRLRLYENAMGLWIVYSNLANGISGAFVVQY, from the exons ATGCCGTCTACCACCTCCCTTACCAACGGTACGGAATTTCTCCCACCAGGGGCTTTTACCCACGGGGACCCAGACCTGATATGTGTACCAACACAATGGTACGAcattgctatttttatagttggTAACTACATCGCGCATGCTGCAACGGTGGTTACCGTGCCGGGCCAAAGTACGACATGGACAGTACTCCATATCGTCTACGCCACGTTATTCCCTGTTACAGGATTTATTATGGGGTTGCGAACAATCCTACGACTCGCCCTTCTAGGAAAGACAGATCTTCATAAGGCTGCACGGGCCGGCGCATTAATCAAGGTTGTGCGAAAGGGAGACTATAAAAGTTCAAGTGGTGAAGCTAtcatattaagtaaaa ACAAATTGTGGAAACCATCTATCCACGGAACGTACACTCTACCTGATGAATACGCTTTTGCCCTGGTTCCCTCAAATGCTGAATTTCCAGTTGTGGTCGGAGGGCCCAATGGCGATCTAAGCCCTGCAAATATCAGTTCAACCTACAGCCCGGTCAAGACCATTGTTTCCATCGTCCAGCTAATTTTCGCCATTTCCACCATTTACCGCTCCCGGGGTGATCAAATTGACCGCTTTGGCTACGCCGCTTTTGGACTTACAGTTATCCAATATGCCATCATGTCCTTTATTAATTTGGTTGCCAACATGACCTGTCCACAATACTCCCATTTATACATGGTCGAGACCGAACTTATGCGGAACCTACGTGCCAATTCAGATGCGCATTTCCAAGGCGTGGTTGGGATTCTTCAAGAGGACGCAGACGACGTCTCCGGAGAAGAAAACCTTGCTGAGAAGAGATATGGACGCAGGAGATATATACGCCTGGCATGGCTACCTGTTGGCTTACTACCTACGGTACTCACTCTCTTGATAATACTGGGGCTTACAAAATTCCAGCCTGGGAGCGATAGCACGGAGACACAACTGGCAGCCTCTCAGATTTGGTTGATGTTTGGCGGCGCTGTAGCCTCTATGCCTGACTTGAG GAATGGGTGGCGCTATTATTTGGTGCGTTTACGTCTCTATGAAAATGCTATGGGACTATGGATCGTGTACTCTAATTTAGCAAATGGAATCTCTGGGGCTTTTGTTGTACAATACTGA
- a CDS encoding uncharacterized protein (EggNog:ENOG41) has product MTYCHNTSWQSQALGSNLSDHGAQLLGFLEGERNTEEAQTRPLILIGHSFGGLLIEQTLVLAKAAAADEDTKKRHKNIADSLAGAIFLGTPHAGSDYSLLGKIYCLFHYWDGANPLLLGYMDKGSEHIMNMESEFMKHYRGLSFDFYERVPNVILGMSFKMVVTRESGTRRGEEASPLDTNHFDLNKYSSETDGSYMAVRNKIKQFLRSWNDKMDTKRDKFATADASELKLLKNLEACSFKDEEKRRRSLTRGTCEWIIEENEFQNWSLENTMLWILGNPGSGKTFIAQWLCEHLQEKKTNNFMKFFFDAKNEDFRDLRSLEKFYQTILHQLLTGIKKTFPKLKASSFKSVQKAIQREGPGKMSYFKALQVVLGQTEQSFLVVDALDECKDTDTDALKEWLEEIRRLPNLCILITSRPSRELKTLYGSSPCIQLSDMISKLDKDIERFIIDRINNADSMFPREMPKVLEKLKHRSSGMILYAKLMLDILQVKAANEDELLAEMERIPENLSALYADRMNKITDKKFAKKILQWLVTCRRPLTLDSLRGVDIIGRYVGSEGRFDLDRDQPPEGLGKDRSGNDRFEAFLRENLLPLIEILPDKTVRLVHTTVSQFLLGEEIEEEGAQCPSDLKVHLDVSHEDIAISCVTYLRWSLGSTRRACNATSVAFLDNRDLREYAVLEWPYHCGRSKEKIMANEKERMAVTAFFGDRDTFPTWLTARAELDGVFRAHFRLYSRDSTLPQPPHVAVFFDIWLFVRPLVAETDVNLRDATGSTVLHIAAGQGYPHTVKDLLEQGARMDLADSSGAYPLHRAVRRGNYETLEQLLAHITDPKLVDIPDKYKFTPMHVACQLGWTKCVVILLKRGASLSNESGAIETPVGLAIENGHIGVVRTLLEHHPSLVDNCRKPLIQAARRGSIEMVKFLCEAGVDTSYEDLLGQTALHKACIFGHLDLVEYLLDTCAVLVDARDKSERTPLYFAAEKGHLDVVDSLLRHGANKNSLDRRRETALFKPAGNGHVKVVERLLESGIDATIPDLWKRTPLRFAAMKGHREIVRLLLEKTQIQQDLPDWVGRTVLHNAAAFLREGQEDIIDILFRHGAQPEARDSTEGTVLHAAVLREPGHPPPTVALLDRLVQNGVSLDAQDQHGRTALFLAAALKDLPAVKCLLSAGAVADNKAFHMAVRSGNITLVRPFLEQRDSKLELSEVDEDGNTPLHIAASRGDNDIVSVLIRAGAPTKCINMDQHTPLEVANRSMRSDTVRILQRADPTPEGGRPETQITTSDSAQLNAQDDLGRTPLHTAVLLGRLAAVNQLLESQASTDIPDQIDRTPLHYAARRVDPAILKVLVAAKANVNVVDARNRSPLYLAVEMGNITGIQMLLAAGARFIADHEGRTPLHAAVLKGSADIVRTLLPEDNEKGREGLISISDHSGETAIHLAAEQGHDDVVEELLKHSQGSAVIDKKNHESQTALFAASRGGHLNIVLQLIKAGSIIYRIDDNRNMAVHVAAKKGFPDIVKVLLNELPSQVESAIEKWKEGLPEWPRDEACREEALLSALHKAGGIEEYATSTGPAWRTNLSKWTAPEHLQKLRTDVLSNLRIFDDDRLSIASTPLMQAVLGGQTEVVKLLLDSIPEMPLQAEHYSFHTALSLAAHRGHVEIAKLLVAAGAKVNAITDCQETCLHSAAEAGHHQLVQLLLQNNASPDLACLRGGFTPLHLAAKGGHEAAVRVLAAVAFVNATDDLGRTPLHVACLDGHNGVVNALVDADADPAAHDFERRTPLELVENLDEKTRTNMEEQAEKQRQRRKAGR; this is encoded by the exons ATGACCTACTGTCATAACACTAGCTGGCAATCTCAAGCTTTGGGCAGCAATTTATCTGATCACGGAGCACAGCTTCTTGGATTCCTCGAAGGCGAACGAAATACAGAAGAG GCCCAAACTCGTCCTTTAATCTTAATTGGCCATAGCTTTGGTGGATTGTTGATCGAACAA ACACTTGTTCTCGCGAAAGCAGCCGCCGCGGACGAagacaccaaaaaaagacataAAAACATCGCAGACAGCCTTGCTGGTGCCATCTTCTTGGGAACTCCCCACGCAGGCTCTGATTACTCCTTGCTAGGTaaaatctactgcctctTCCATTACTGGGATGGCGCAAATCCCCTGTTGTTGGGATACATGGACAAGGGGTCGGAGCACATAATGAACATGGAGAGCGAATTTATGAAACATTACCGCGGCTTATCATTTGACTTTTATGAGAGAGTGCCCAATGTCATCCTTGGCATGTCTTTTAAAATG GTCGTTACGAGAGAATCTGGCACCCGTCGTGGCGAAGAAGCCAGCCCACTAGATACGAATCACTTTGATCTAAACAAGTATAGCAGCGAAACTGATGGGAGTTATATGGCGGTCAGGAATAAGATAAAACAGTTTCTGCGATCTTGGAATG ATAAGATGGACACGAAGCGAGATAAATTTG CTACTGCAGATGCTAGTGAGTTGAAACTGCTAAAGAACCTGGAAGCTTGCAGCttcaaagatgaagagaagcgGAGGCGAAGCCTGACCCGCGGTACTTGTGAGTGGATCATTGAGGAGAACGAGTTCCAGAATTGGAGCCTAGAAAACACGATGCTGTGGATTCTCGGTAATCCCGGTTCTGGTAAAACATTCATCGCACAA TGGCTGTGTGAACATttacaagagaagaagacaaacaATTTCATGAAATTCTTCTTTGACGCCAAGAACGAAGACTTTCGAGACCTGCGGTCCCTAGAAAAATTTTATCAGACGATTTTGCATCAGCTTCTCACGGGAATCAAGAAGACCTTTCCCAAATTAAAGGCGAGTTCGTTCAAATCGGTGCAAAAAGCAATTCAGAGGGAAGGACCCGGAAAGATGTCTTACTTCAAAGCCCTGCAGGTAGTACTAGGCCAAACTGAGCAAAGCTTTCTAGTAGTGGATGCTCTGGATGAATGTAAAGACACAGATACAGATGCCTTGAAAGAGTGGCTGGAAGAGATTCGGAGATTGCCCAATCTCTGCATTCTCATCACGAGCCGCCCTTCGCGGGAGCTCAAAACACTCTACGGCAGCTCTCCATGTATCCAGTTGAGTGATATGATAAGCAAGTTAGACAAGGACATTGAGAGATTTATTATTGATCGCATCAATAATGCAGACTCGATGTTTCCGAGAGAAATGCCGAAAGtgttggagaagctcaagcaTCGCTCAAGC GGAATGATCTTATACGCAAAGCTCATGCTTGACATCCTCCAAGTCAAGGCCGCAAACGAAGACGAATTGCTGGCTGAGATGGAAAGGATACCTGAAAACCTATCTGCGCTCTATGCCGACAGGATGAACAAAATTACAGATAAAAAGTTTGCCAAGAAGATATTACAATGGTTGGTTACATGCAGACGACCCCTCACTCTCGATAGTCTCCGTGGGGTTGATATAATTGGCAGATATGTGGGATCAGAAGGACGCTTCGATCTAGATAGAGATCAACCTCCTGAAGGGCTAGGAAAAGATCGATCCGGGAACGATCGATTCGAGGCCTTCCTGCGCGAAAACCTATTGCCACTGATAGAAATTCTCCCGGACAAGACTGTCCGCCTCGTCCACACGACGGTGTCACAGTTTCTGCTGGGCGAGGAAATAGAGGAAGAGGGCGCGCAGTGTCCCTCTGATCTCAAAGTTCATCTTGACGTCAGCCACGAAGACATTGCCATCTCCTGTGTAACATATCTACGTTGGAGCCTAGGGAGCACACGTCGCGCTTGTAATGCTACGTCAGTGGCCTTCTTGGACAATAGAGACCTTCGCGAGTATGCCGTCCTAGAATGGCCGTATCACTGCGGAAGATCCAAAGAGAAGATTATGGCCaacgagaaagagaggatggCTGTAACGGCCTTCTTTGGTGACCGGGACACTTTCCCTACTTGGTTGACGGCACGGGCCGAGTTGGACGGCGTGTTCCGGGCCCACTTTAGACTCTATAGCAGAGATTCAACGctgcctcagcctcctcaCGTCGCTGTTTTCTTTGATATATGGCTATTTGTCAGGCCGCTCGTGGCAGAGACCGATGTCAATCTCCGCGACGCCACTGGAAGCACTGTCTTGCACATTGCTGCTGGACAGGGCTACCCACATACCGTGAAGGACCTACTGGAACAAGGCGCCCGGATGGACCTTGCTGATTCCAGCGGCGCGTACCCTCTTCACAGGGCGGTGCGGCGAGGAAACTATGAGACACTTGAGCAATTACTCGCACACATCACAGATCCGAAACTCGTCGATATCCCGGACAAGTACAAATTCACGCCCATGCATGTGGCTTGCCAGCTGGGATGGACCAAATGCGTCGTCATCCTACTGAAGCGTGGTGCCAGCCTGTCTAATGAGAGTGGAGCGATCGAGACACCGGTAGGCCTCGCCATCGAGAACGGTCATATAGGCGTAGTACGCACGCTCTTGGAGCATCATCCATCTCTGGTGGATAATTGCCGCAAGCCGTTAATCCAGGCCGCCCGCCGAGGCTCTATCGAGATGGTCAAGTTCCTGTGTGAGGCCGGCGTGGACACGTCATATGAAGACCTGCTTGGTCAGACGGCGCTTCATAAAGCATGCATATTTGGCCATCTAGATCTTGTTGAGTATCTGTTAGATACATGTGCAGTGCTTGTGGACGCTAGGGACAAGTCTGAGCGAACACCGCTCTATTTCGCGGCCGAGAAGGGCCATCTCGACGTTGTGGATAGTCTTCTCCGGCATGGagcaaataaaaatagcttggATAGGCGCCGCGAGACAGCCCTCTTCAAGCCAGCTGGTAATGGGCACGTCAAGGTGGTAGAGCGCTTGTTGGAGTCTGGTATTGATGCCACTATTCCGGATCTCTGGAAAAGAACGCCACTCAGATTCGCCGCGATGAAAGGCCACCGTGAGATTGTCCGTCTACTGCTCGAAAAGACACAGATACAGCAGGACCTACCGGATTGGGTCGGCCGGACTGTTCTCCATAACGCGGCTGCGTTCTTACGCGAGGGCCAGGAGGATATCATTGACATCCTTTTTCGTCACGGCGCACAGCCAGAGGCGCGAGACAGCACAGAAGGAACCGTTCTGCATGCAGCTGTATTGCGGGAGCCAGGCCATCCGCCCCCTACGGTTGCCCTTCTCGACCGGCTGGTCCAGAACGGAGTGTCACTGGACGCGCAAGACCAACACGGCAGAACGGCGCTCTTCCTAGCTGCCGCTCTCAAAGATTTGCCAGCCGTCAAGTGTCTCCTCAGCGCGGGTGCTGTAGCTGATAATAAGGCCTTTCATATGGCTGTTCGCTCCGGTAACATAACACTGGTCAGGCCGTTCTTAGAGCAGCGAGATTCTAAGCTAGAATTGAGTGAGGTTGACGAGGATGGAAACACTCCGCTCCATATAGCCGCATCTAGAGGCGATAACGATATTGTCAGCGTCTTGATACGTGCTGGAGCGCCCACAAAGTGCATCAATATGGACCAGCACACCCCACTAGAGGTAGCAAATCGCTCAATGCGCTCAGACACAGTGAGAATACTCCAGCGCGCGGATCCAACTCCCGAAGGCGGCCGCCCTGAAACCCAAATAACAACCTCTGATAGTGCGCAGTTGAACGCCCAAGATGATTTAGGTAGAACTCCGCTACACACTGCCGTCTTGCTCGGACGTCTGGCGGCTGTCAACCAGCTCTTAGAAAGCCAGGCCTCCACGGACATACCAGACCAAATAGATCGGACACCACTACACTATGCAGCTCGACGGGTGGATCCGGCTATTTTGAAGGTGCTCGTCGCTGCGAAAGCGAACGTCAACGTGGTGGATGCGAGAAACAGATCGCCGCTGTATTTGGCGGTAGAGATGGGCAACATTACAGGAATCCAGATGCTTCTCGCTGCTGGGGCTCGCTTTATAGCGGACCATGAAGGACGTACGCCGCTTCATGCTGCAGTTCTGAAAGGCTCTGCTGATATAGTTCGGACGCTTCTTCCCGAGGACaatgaaaaaggaagagaaggactTATATCCATATCCGATCATAGCGGGGAAACAGCCATCCACCTAGCGGCAGAGCAGGGACATGATGACGTTGTAGAGGAGTTGCTGAAGCATAGCCAAGGCTCGGCCGTGATCGACAAAAAGAACCACGAGAGTCAGACAGCTCTATTTGCAGCGTCTAGAGGTGGCCATCTTAATATTGTTCTGCAGCTTATCAAGGCAGGATCAATCATATACCGTATAGACGACAACCGAAACATGGCTGTCCATGTAGCTGCAAAGAAAGGGTTTCCAGATATTGTCAAAGTCCTTCTGAACGAGCTTCCCAGTCAGGTGGAATCTGCGATAGAGAAGTGGAAAGAAGGACTTCCAGAGTGGCCACGTGATGAGGCTTGTCGTGAAGAAGCACTGCTGAGTGCTCTGCACAAGGCCGGTGGGATAGAGGAGTATGCTACAAGCACAGGTCCTGCGTGGAGGACGAATCTTTCTAAGTGGACCGCACCGGAACATCTCCAGAAGCTACGAACAGATGTCCTCTCAAATCTGCGGATATTCGACGACGATAGActcagcatcgccagcacGCCACTGATGCAAGCTGTGCTGGGCGGGCAGACGGAGGTTGTGAAGCTGCTATTAGACAGCATCCCAGAAATGCCTTTGCAGGCCGAGCACTACAGCTTCCATACTGCGCTGTCACTCGCGGCACACCGGGGCCATGTCGAAATTGCAAAACTCCTCGTTGCAGCAGGTGCCAAAGTGAACGCCATCACAGACTGCCAAGAAACGTGCCTGCACAGCGCGGCAGAGGCTGGGCATCATCAGCTtgttcagctgctgctgcagaacaaCGCCAGCCCCGACCTGGCCTGCCTCCGGGGAGGCTTCACGCCGCTCCATCTCGCCGCCAAGGGAGGCCACGAGGCTGCCGTCCGTGTGCTTGCTGCCGTCGCTTTTGTCAACGCAACGGACGACTTGGGCCGCACGCCCCTGCATGTGGCTTGTCTGGATGGCCACAATGGGGTTGTGAACGCGCTTGTCGACGCTGATGCTGATCCTGCGGCGCATGATTTTGAACGCAGGACGCCGCTCGAGCTGGTCGAAAACCTGGACGAAAAGACTAGAACGAATATGGAGGAGCAGGCTGAGAAACAGAGACAGCGGAGAAAAGCTGGGCGTTAG
- a CDS encoding uncharacterized protein (EggNog:ENOG41~TransMembrane:2 (i253-274o294-316i)), translating into MCEPPFSADCELCKSLMVTTDGHIKRSPNPAHDSQVATNKKEYLPGEPRIQLDDPAMGAYLEEELATPELNQLSPHLWLVAKQDSAHISSLTHQKVRGREIIITEQPRLHLVWYNDRVFIKPLPKYLLSRAFWDFYLVSPHSSLEKSLQKELREAALGFLRSYSYLVRRRSDFDLAMDESHRLLPKKTTYSGFIKLIKSLETIDDHMVSPRYHYGELRLSRLNFWIKVFNFRFAYQKIEGQYSLYFARFYGPILFLFGVLSVILSAMQVIFAVLPLINDSDASWLDFAKLSRTFSIMTLFVVATVIIFFLLAFMSLASRETIYALNDLYHNRRSTQTKTEA; encoded by the coding sequence ATGTGTGAGCCTCCTTTCAGCGCGGACTGTGAGCTTTGCAAAAGTCTAATGGTGACTACCGATGGCCATATTAAAAGGAGCCCCAACCCCGCTCATGATAGCCAGGTGGCGACGAATAAAAAGGAATATTTGCCTGGCGAGCCTCGTATACAGCTTGATGACCCAGCTATGGGCGCGtatcttgaagaagaattggCAACGCCAGAGCTCAACCAGTTATCTCCCCACCTCTGGCTTGTTGCGAAGCAGGACAGTGCCCATATCTCATCTTTGACGCATCAAAAAGTCCGCGGTCGCGAGATCATCATCACAGAGCAGCCCAGGCTGCATCTTGTCTGGTACAACGATCGTGTGTTTATCAAACCCTTGCCCAAATACCTCCTCTCACGCGCTTTTTGGGATTTCTACCTCGTCTCTCCGCACTCATCTCTGGAAAAGTCACTGCAGAAAGAATTGCGAGAGGCGGCTCTTGGTTTTCTCCGGTCATATAGCTATCTTGTGCGGCGACGATCTGACTTTGACCTCGCCATGGACGAGTCTCACCGTCTTCTTCCGAAAAAGACGACATATTCTGGCTTTATCAAATTGATCAAGTCGCTGGAAACCATTGATGACCATATGGTCTCTCCACGCTATCACTACGGCGAGCTGCGACTCTCGCGGCTTAATTTCTGGATTAAAGTCTTCAACTTCCGGTTTGCCTACCAAAAGATCGAGGGCCAGTACAGTCTCTATTTTGCACGGTTCTATGGACCtatcctctttctctttggagTCCTCTCCGTTATATTGAGTGCTATGCAGGTAATCTTTGCTGTGTTACCGCTCATTAACGATTCCGACGCGTCATGGCTCGATTTCGCAAAGCTGTCTCGGACGTTCTCTATCATGACACTGTTCGTTGTCGCCACTGTCATTATCTTTTTCCTACTGGCATTCATGAGTCTAGCTTCTCGAGAGACTATCTACGCGCTAAATGATTTATATCATAATCGGCGGTCGACACAGACCAAGACGGAGGCATAA
- a CDS encoding uncharacterized protein (TransMembrane:6 (i21-42o62-83i90-109o129-147i154-176o188-210i)), which yields MAPSKSASAQKPPASPVKNGYLILYNAASAAAWYLVLQGTVAELVKSGPESVYLGVGEFTKWTQTAAAMEILHSLFGVVRAPLFTTLMQVASRFLLVWGVLFLYPYLAVQSPTYSSMLIAWSVTEVIRYSYFALSLSGLTPRILTWLRYNTFFILYPIGILSECSLVYLAAVGPAATATEYPLTLMPYILYGILVVYVPGAYILYTHMMAQRRKVMRGLKAKNEKATQ from the exons ATGGCGCCCTCCAAGAGTGCATCGGCCCAAAAGCCGCCCGCGTCCCCCGTCAAGAACGGCTACCTGATCCTCTACAATGccgcctctgctgccgcctGGTATCTCGTCCTCCAAGGGACCGTCGCGGAGCTCGTCAAGTCCGGCCCGGAGTCGGTCTACCTCGGCGTCGGCGAATTCACCAAATGGACCCAGACGGCCGCGGCCATGGAGATCCTGCACTCCCTCTTCG GAGTCGTCCGCGCGCCGCTCTTCACGACGCTCATGCAAGTCGCCTCgcgcttcctcctcgtctggggcgtcctcttcctctaccCGTACCTCGCCGTCCAGTCGCCCACCTACAGCTCCATGCTCATCGCCTGGTCCGTCACCGAAGTCATCCGCTACTCCTACTTCGCCCTCTCGCTGTCCGGCCTGACGCCGCGGATCCTCACCTGGCTGCGCTACAACACCTTCTTCATCCTGTACCCGATTGGCATCCTGAGCGAGTGCTCGCTCGTGTACCTCGCTGCTGTGGGCCCGGCCGCCACGGCGACTGAGTATCCTCTGACCCTGATGCCGTATATTCTGTATGGCATTTTGGTGGTCTATGTTCCTG gtGCTTATATCCTCTACACGCACATGATGGCCCAGCGAAGAAAGGTTATGCGTGGCTTAAAGGCCAAGAACGAGAAGGCGACTCAATAA
- a CDS encoding uncharacterized protein (EggNog:ENOG41) has protein sequence MGGIVAAETVMGLASERPIYTEDGIDKSGGRPNFNSLMFPRIQGVLAFDTPYLGIAPSVVAYGAEGHYQTAQSALAQLGSVWKMVGGGGGGDAAASSSSALTTTTAAKNESSGGWGWGKIAMYGAAASAVAAGGAAAWMNREHISTGWSWVSSHLEFVGCLARPEALKQRVSYMVRLSSELNIGYANVYTRLGKAAESKEVSMVGTVLGKDRTFCVVPSKQPSGKWIDNVNDTAKDEVTAHITMFEPQNNPAYEKLLQDSKNLIAMWVQRDWAEGSHEPRSRSQQQQQQQQQQLRRLR, from the exons ATGggcggcatcgtcgccgcAGAGACCGTCATGGGCCTGGCTTCGGAGCGGCCCATCTACACGGAGGACGGCATCGACAAGTCCGGGGGCCGTCCAAACTTCAACAGCCTCATGTTCCCTCGCATCCAGGGCGTCTTGGCCTTTGACACGCCGTACCTGGGCATTGCCCCCAGCGTGGTTGCGTACGGCGCCGAGGGGCATTACCAGACGGCGCAGTCGGCTCTGGCGCAGCTGGGCTCGGTGTGGAAGATggttggcggtggtggtggcggtgacgctgctgcttcttcttcttctgccctcACGACGACTACGGCCGCCAAGAACGAGAGCAGCGGCGGATGGGGATGGGGAAAGATTGCCATGTACGGAGCTGCGGCCAGTGCCGTCGCTGCGGGCGGCGCTGCGGCGTGGATGAACCGCGAGCACATCTCGACTGGGTGGTCGTGGGTGTCGTCGCACCTCGAGTTCGTGGGCTGTCTGGCCCGGCCGGAGGCTCTCAAGCAGCGCGTGTCGTACATGGTGAGGCTGAGCTCGGAGCTCAACATTGGCTATGCGAATGTGTATACGCGGCtgggcaaggctgccgagaGCAAGGAGGTCAGCATGGTTGGCACGGTGCTGGGCAAGGACAGGACGTTTTGCGTGGTGCCGAGCAAGCAGCCGTCTGGGAAGTGGATAGACAATGTCAATGATACGGCCAAGGATGAGGTGACGGCACATATAA CCATGTTTGAGCCGCAGAATAACCCGGCCtacgagaagctgctgcaggacTCCAAGAACCTGATTGCCATGTGGGTGCAAAGGGATTGGGCTGAAGGCAGCCATGAGCCGCGGTCGAGgtctcaacagcagcagcagcagcagcagcagcagctccggCGGCtgagatga